A single genomic interval of Hyphomicrobiales bacterium harbors:
- a CDS encoding RsmB/NOP family class I SAM-dependent RNA methyltransferase, which produces MRLGGRIEAAIAVIEEVENNKRPISEALRDWGNAHRFAGSGDRAAIGNLVYDVFRKRRSLAWRMDDESASSLVHAALFDGWDLTPESLAETLKDDKFAPPPISEERIAAFKSRDIKDAPEAVQADLPDWLAEIFEETYEEEWIKEGQAFTKRPSLDVRVNTLKATSEKVANALSKTNAKPTNIARNGLRIEPGRGAKRLPNIQAEEGYKKGWFEIQDEGSQIASDLIYGRAGDQVLDFCAGAGGKTLALSMIMENKGQIHAFDANKQRLAPIYDRINRAGCRNVQVHAPEGEGGVDGLTSLVGRMDRVLVDAPCTGTGTWRRHPESKWKLRPEAVERRVEEQEAVLEEAAQYVKLGGFLVYVTCSILPQENELQLLKFAETNPEFEIVSVGEVWQDLFGFEKPQPWSADLNSITLTPAATNTDGFFIGVLCRAD; this is translated from the coding sequence ATGCGACTTGGTGGGCGAATAGAAGCAGCGATTGCGGTGATTGAAGAAGTTGAAAACAACAAACGTCCGATTTCGGAAGCCTTGCGCGATTGGGGTAATGCCCACCGCTTTGCAGGCTCTGGTGACCGTGCGGCCATTGGTAATCTTGTTTATGATGTGTTTCGTAAGCGCCGCTCTTTGGCATGGCGCATGGATGATGAAAGCGCGTCGTCGCTTGTTCATGCGGCTTTGTTTGATGGCTGGGATTTGACGCCCGAAAGCCTTGCCGAAACATTGAAAGACGACAAATTCGCTCCGCCGCCAATCAGCGAGGAGCGCATTGCTGCTTTTAAATCGAGAGACATCAAAGATGCGCCAGAAGCTGTGCAAGCAGATTTGCCTGATTGGTTAGCTGAAATCTTTGAAGAAACATATGAAGAAGAATGGATCAAAGAAGGCCAAGCCTTCACAAAGCGTCCATCGCTTGATGTGCGTGTGAATACGCTGAAAGCAACGAGTGAGAAAGTGGCAAATGCCCTTTCAAAAACCAATGCAAAGCCAACAAATATTGCGCGTAATGGCTTGCGTATTGAGCCGGGTCGGGGCGCAAAGCGCTTGCCGAACATTCAGGCGGAAGAAGGCTACAAAAAAGGTTGGTTTGAAATTCAAGATGAAGGCAGCCAAATTGCCTCAGACCTCATTTATGGTCGCGCAGGTGATCAGGTGCTAGATTTTTGTGCGGGCGCTGGCGGCAAAACGCTCGCCCTTTCCATGATCATGGAAAACAAGGGACAAATTCACGCCTTTGATGCGAATAAACAACGCCTTGCGCCAATCTACGACCGCATCAACCGCGCAGGTTGCCGCAATGTACAAGTTCATGCACCAGAAGGTGAGGGCGGCGTTGATGGTCTGACCTCGTTAGTTGGCCGTATGGACCGCGTTCTCGTTGATGCGCCGTGTACTGGAACAGGCACTTGGCGCCGTCATCCAGAATCAAAATGGAAACTAAGACCGGAAGCAGTTGAACGACGGGTTGAAGAGCAAGAAGCCGTTCTTGAAGAAGCCGCACAATATGTGAAGCTTGGCGGGTTCTTGGTTTATGTTACGTGCTCAATTCTCCCACAAGAAAATGAGCTGCAATTGCTGAAATTTGCAGAAACCAACCCAGAGTTTGAAATCGTCTCGGTTGGGGAAGTTTGGCAAGACCTGTTTGGTTTTGAAAAACCACAGCCTTGGTCGGCTGATCTCAACTCGATTACGCTCACACCAGCAGCCACAAATACCGACGGTTTTTTCATCGGTGTATTGTGTCGCGCTGACTAG
- a CDS encoding MAPEG family protein, translating into MKQALIFWPMFTHAALVFVLYMELGRRRAISAKNKEINLRDFKVLKPESDNDYCAVAARAVANNFEMPVLFHAASLALFSIGAVTQTALVIAWVFIIGRLVQAAILLTYNNVYHRAAGFFTSVFATMALWGLVALQLMTAI; encoded by the coding sequence ATGAAGCAAGCGCTGATCTTTTGGCCGATGTTTACTCATGCGGCCTTGGTTTTTGTGCTTTATATGGAGCTTGGCAGAAGACGGGCGATTTCTGCGAAGAACAAGGAAATCAACCTTCGTGATTTTAAGGTGTTGAAGCCTGAATCTGACAATGACTATTGCGCTGTTGCCGCGCGTGCTGTAGCGAACAATTTCGAGATGCCGGTGCTGTTTCATGCAGCATCCCTTGCGCTGTTTTCAATTGGCGCGGTAACTCAGACTGCCCTCGTAATTGCGTGGGTTTTTATCATCGGCAGGCTCGTCCAAGCGGCGATCTTGCTCACTTACAATAATGTTTATCATCGAGCAGCTGGCTTTTTCACAAGCGTGTTTGCAACGATGGCACTTTGGGGCTTAGTCGCCCTGCAACTTATGACGGCGATTTAA
- the guaB gene encoding IMP dehydrogenase, producing MAEILTHVTGNEALTFDDVLLQPGRSEVMPADANIASRLTKTIELNLPIVSSAMDTVTEAGLAIAMAQAGGIGVIHRNLDVEEQANQVARVKKFESGMVVNPLTVGPEATLQEALDLMSENKISGIPVVEEGGAVPGRLVGILTNRDVRFASDPAQKVYELMTRENLVTVTEGATHEEAKRLLHQHRIEKLLVVDNDYKCVGLITVKDIEKSKLNPNACKDEEGRLRVAAATTVGDKGFGRAEALIDAGVDVVVVDTAHGHSVHVSDVVSRIKKLSNSVQVIAGNVATAEATKSLIDAGADGIKVGIGPGSICTTRVVAGVGMPQLTAIMECAEEGAKSGTPIIADGGIKYSGDIAKAIAGGGSVVMVGSMLAGTEESPGEVYLHQGRSYKSYRGMGSVGAMARGSADRYFQSEVTNTLKLVPEGIEGQVPYKGPVANILHQMSGGLRAAMGYVGAADIVDLQAKAKFIRISSAGLRESHPHDVQITRESPNYHGGS from the coding sequence ATGGCCGAAATTTTAACCCATGTAACTGGTAATGAAGCACTCACATTTGATGATGTGTTGTTGCAACCGGGTCGTTCAGAAGTGATGCCCGCAGATGCAAACATTGCCTCGCGCCTCACAAAGACGATCGAACTCAATCTTCCAATTGTTTCATCCGCGATGGATACGGTAACTGAAGCAGGATTAGCGATTGCCATGGCGCAAGCAGGTGGCATTGGTGTTATTCACCGTAATCTCGATGTTGAAGAACAAGCCAATCAAGTCGCGCGGGTTAAAAAATTCGAATCCGGCATGGTGGTCAATCCTTTGACCGTTGGTCCCGAGGCCACGTTGCAAGAAGCGTTAGACCTCATGTCTGAAAATAAAATTTCAGGTATTCCAGTGGTTGAAGAGGGCGGCGCTGTTCCAGGTCGTTTGGTCGGTATTTTGACAAACCGCGATGTGCGTTTTGCCTCAGACCCAGCTCAAAAAGTCTATGAGCTAATGACCCGCGAGAATCTCGTGACAGTGACCGAAGGCGCAACCCACGAAGAAGCCAAGCGTTTACTGCACCAACACCGCATCGAAAAATTGCTTGTGGTTGATAATGATTATAAATGCGTTGGCTTGATCACAGTAAAAGACATCGAGAAATCAAAGCTCAATCCAAATGCCTGTAAGGACGAAGAAGGCCGTTTGCGTGTTGCTGCTGCCACTACCGTTGGCGATAAAGGCTTTGGACGTGCAGAAGCATTAATCGACGCAGGCGTTGATGTGGTTGTTGTTGATACAGCCCACGGTCACTCGGTGCATGTTTCAGATGTGGTAAGCCGCATCAAGAAACTTTCAAACAGCGTTCAAGTAATTGCGGGCAATGTGGCAACAGCTGAAGCCACCAAGTCGCTGATTGATGCTGGTGCTGATGGCATTAAAGTTGGTATCGGGCCAGGTTCAATTTGTACCACGCGTGTTGTCGCAGGCGTTGGTATGCCGCAACTTACCGCCATTATGGAATGTGCGGAAGAGGGTGCAAAAAGTGGCACGCCGATCATCGCAGATGGTGGCATCAAATATTCTGGCGACATTGCCAAAGCCATTGCAGGTGGCGGTTCGGTCGTAATGGTTGGTTCAATGCTTGCTGGCACTGAAGAAAGTCCGGGTGAAGTTTATCTGCACCAAGGCCGTTCTTATAAATCCTATCGCGGTATGGGTTCAGTTGGCGCAATGGCGCGTGGATCAGCGGACCGCTATTTCCAATCGGAAGTCACCAACACGCTTAAACTCGTGCCAGAAGGCATTGAGGGGCAGGTGCCTTACAAAGGGCCAGTTGCAAACATTTTGCACCAAATGTCTGGTGGTCTTCGCGCGGCGATGGGCTATGTAGGTGCTGCAGATATTGTGGACTTACAAGCCAAAGCTAAGTTCATCCGCATATCAAGTGCTGGCCTTCGCGAAAGCCATCCGCATGACGTTCAAATCACGCGCGAAAGCCCGAACTATCACGGCGGCAGCTAA
- a CDS encoding RlmE family RNA methyltransferase, producing MHVRVKTAKKRSNSSAQWLERQLNDPYVAQARRDGYRSRAAYKLIEIDEKHKLLRSGMRIVDLGAAPGGWSQIAAKRLGSNSDNPLVVGIDYLDVDPIPGVALLKMDFLDDEAPDALMQAIGGRKPDLVMSDMAAPTTGHKQTDHIRTLHLCEVAFDFAKENLAPGGDFLAKVFRGGTEQTLLKDLKANFEKIYHIKPPASRKESPELYVLAKGFKG from the coding sequence CTGCATGTGCGCGTGAAAACGGCCAAGAAGCGGTCCAATTCTTCGGCTCAATGGTTGGAACGTCAGCTCAATGATCCCTATGTGGCGCAAGCACGGCGCGATGGCTATCGTTCACGCGCGGCTTATAAGCTTATTGAAATTGATGAAAAGCACAAATTGCTTCGCAGTGGGATGCGGATCGTTGATCTAGGTGCCGCACCAGGCGGGTGGAGCCAAATTGCGGCCAAACGCCTTGGATCAAACAGTGACAACCCGCTGGTCGTCGGCATTGATTATCTGGATGTTGATCCAATACCAGGCGTTGCGCTTTTGAAAATGGATTTTCTTGATGATGAAGCGCCGGATGCTTTGATGCAGGCCATTGGCGGGCGTAAACCTGATCTTGTGATGTCGGATATGGCCGCGCCAACAACAGGTCACAAACAGACAGATCATATTCGTACCTTGCACCTATGCGAAGTAGCCTTTGATTTTGCTAAAGAAAATCTGGCGCCGGGTGGTGATTTCTTGGCAAAAGTGTTTCGCGGCGGCACCGAGCAAACGCTTTTAAAAGACCTCAAAGCGAACTTTGAAAAAATCTATCACATCAAACCACCAGCAAGCCGGAAAGAATCGCCTGAACTTTATGTTCTGGCAAAAGGATTTAAAGGGTAG
- a CDS encoding Ppx/GppA phosphatase family protein, with protein MANFDGEDSGSSGSGSTDADTSKQQEGVKRKRRRRGRRGKRGQGNTTQNANAAQPNSQSASVNTDSHGGDQSSQPVVGHPQTDDNVSAPKGRSKRRRGPWGHRKPREKQADTSVASNAPSQRPQAKPNNDRSTNFRDRPAYAALDLGTNNCRLLVAVPNGPAFRVVDAFSRIVRLGEGIAHTGKLSDEAMDRAVDALKVCAGKLKNRNIKRFRLIATEACRVAENGEAFINRVREEAGLELEIVDRETEARLAVAGCSSLVDRSADGAILFDIGGGSSELVWLDLKSGKRRGGDLSKLIRTWTSLPVGVVNISERHGGVRVTPESFEGMVHEVMGMLDDFPEADALSQMVSEGRVHMLGTSGTVTTLAGVHLGLEFYDRRKVDGIWMSSDEVSDMTQRLLDMPFEEREQNACIGKDRADLVLAGCAILEALRRKWPCSRLRVADRGLREGILYELMNKDGVLRTSQRPRNGGARKPNPRHRPRGNKP; from the coding sequence GGGGTAGGCGTGGCAAAAGAGGCCAAGGCAATACCACGCAAAATGCAAACGCTGCACAGCCTAATTCTCAATCTGCTTCAGTCAATACAGACAGTCATGGCGGTGACCAATCATCGCAGCCTGTCGTTGGCCATCCACAGACGGATGATAATGTAAGCGCTCCGAAAGGGCGTAGCAAACGCCGTCGAGGACCTTGGGGCCACCGCAAGCCGCGCGAAAAGCAAGCCGATACTTCTGTCGCCAGCAATGCACCATCACAACGACCACAAGCAAAGCCTAACAACGATAGAAGCACCAATTTTAGAGATCGGCCTGCTTATGCAGCCCTAGATCTCGGCACCAACAATTGTCGTCTGCTGGTTGCTGTTCCCAACGGCCCCGCGTTTAGGGTAGTCGATGCGTTTTCTCGTATTGTGCGGTTGGGCGAAGGCATTGCGCACACGGGCAAGCTTTCTGATGAGGCGATGGACCGCGCTGTTGATGCGTTGAAGGTTTGCGCTGGTAAGCTGAAAAATAGAAACATCAAGCGTTTTCGCCTAATTGCAACAGAAGCATGTCGGGTTGCCGAAAATGGTGAGGCATTCATAAACCGAGTACGCGAAGAAGCAGGCCTTGAGCTTGAAATCGTTGATCGTGAAACCGAGGCTAGGCTAGCGGTTGCTGGGTGTTCTTCGCTGGTGGACAGAAGTGCGGATGGTGCCATTCTTTTTGATATTGGTGGCGGTTCTTCTGAACTTGTTTGGCTGGATCTGAAATCTGGAAAACGGCGTGGCGGTGACCTTTCTAAATTAATCCGCACGTGGACATCTTTGCCAGTGGGTGTCGTCAATATCTCAGAACGTCATGGTGGCGTGCGTGTGACGCCTGAGAGTTTTGAAGGCATGGTTCATGAAGTTATGGGCATGCTTGATGATTTCCCTGAGGCTGACGCTCTTTCGCAAATGGTGAGTGAGGGCCGTGTCCATATGCTGGGAACGTCTGGCACGGTCACTACACTTGCAGGCGTTCATCTTGGCCTCGAGTTTTATGATCGACGCAAGGTTGATGGTATTTGGATGTCGTCAGATGAAGTGTCAGACATGACCCAACGATTGTTGGATATGCCATTTGAAGAGCGCGAACAAAACGCCTGTATAGGCAAAGACCGCGCTGATTTGGTGCTGGCAGGCTGTGCTATCTTAGAAGCATTGCGCCGAAAATGGCCTTGTTCGCGCTTGCGTGTTGCTGACCGTGGTCTGCGTGAAGGCATCTTATATGAGCTCATGAATAAAGACGGTGTCTTGCGAACATCTCAAAGGCCGCGTAATGGAGGGGCACGAAAACCCAATCCACGCCATCGACCAAGAGGTAACAAGCCGTGA